Sequence from the Candidatus Binatia bacterium genome:
TGGACAGCCGCAGGCTCACGGACGGTTTTCGTGCCGGCAGAGCCTGGCGGCGCGCACCGACTTTTGCGCGCAGCCCCCGGCGCCGCTAGGAACCGCCCATGACAGGCATCGAGGCCCGTTACGAGGCTGCAGGACGCATCGGCGTGCGCGAGGTGGAGCTTGGCGCTCCCGGCGCGGGCGAGGTGCGAGTCCGCGTCCTGCGCTGCGGCATCTGCGGCAGCGACCTGCATGCGTTTCGCGGACGGGCCGAGCTTCCGCTCGATTGCCCCGGACACGAGATGAGCGGCATCGTCGATGCCGTCGGACCCGGAGCCCGCGGCGTGCGCGAGGGAGACCGGGTCGCGGTCGAGCCGTTGCGTCGCTGCGGGGACTGCCGCCACTGCCTGGCGGGGAACTATCACCTGTGCGGCCGCCTCGCGCTGAGCGGCGTCACGGCGCCCGGAGGAATGGCCTCGGCAATCGTCGTTCCGGACTACGCGCTGTTCGCGCTTCCGTCATCGCTGGACTTCGCTCTCGGCGCGCTGGCCGAGCCGATGGCCGTCAGCGTCCATGCCGCACGCCTCGGGGGAGCAGGACCGGGCTCGCGCGTGCTCGTGCTCGGAGCCGGGACGATCGGACTGGTTGCCGTCGCCGCTGCCCGTCACCTCGGCGCCGAGTACGTCGCAATCAGTGCTCGCCATCCCCAGCAGAAAAAGCTCGCTGCCGCCCTCGGCGCCGACGAGATCCTCGATCCGGAGCAGCTTCGGCCTTCGGGCGAAAAACCCGACGTCGTGATCGAGACGGTCGGCGGAACCGCTTCGACCGTCGGCGATGCGATGCTCGCAGTTGCGCGCGGCGGCACTGTCGTCGTCGTCGGTCTTTTCGAGAAAACTCCGGTGTTCGATCCCGGTGTGATGATTCTCAAGGAAGTGCGGATGGTCGGATCGATGGTCTACAATCATCCGCCGGGAGGCGCGGCCGACTTCGCGATTGCGCTCGACGTCATCGCCGATCGCGCGCAGGCGCTTCGCGCCCTCGTCACGCACACGTTCGCGCTCGAAGATGTCCAGCGCGCGTTCGAGACGGCGTCCGACAAGGCGAGCGGCGCCGTCAAGGTCATGCTGGCTCCGGCGGAAGGTTGAGCTTGCGCCGGGCGCACCGTTTTCTCGGTTTTGTCGTTCTCGCGGCGGCAGCCGCTGCCGCGACCTCCTGCGACCGTTCGCCGGCCGGTTCGTCGACGCCGCCGGCGCAACCTGTCGCGAGCCAGGTTCCTGCGGCCTCGAACCCGGTACGTCCGGGGCCGCTCGTGCTCGTCGGCGTCGACGGACTCGAGTGGAGGCTCGTGCTCGATCTGGTCGCGCGCGGCCGGCTGCCGCAGCTTCAAAGCATGATCGAGAACGGATCCTCGGCGCGGCTGACGACGTTGCAGCCGGCGCTGTCGCCGCCGATCTGGACGTCGATTGCGACCGGCGTCGTGCCGCAGCGCCACGGGATCCTCGGCTTCGTCCAGGGCGACGCCGCCGACCCGGCCGCGCAAGGCCGCCTGTTCAACAGCCGCGACCGCCGCGTGCGCGCGATCTGGGACATGACCGCCGAGCGCGGTCTTTCTTCCTGCGTCGTCGGGTGGTGGATGACTTATCCGGTCGACCCGCTGCGCGGCGTGATGGTCGCGCAGACAGGCGCCGCTCCCGGATTGGAGCGCGAGCGCACGCGCAAGGGCGGATTGGAGCCGGGAAAATCCGGCCAGGTATACCCTTCCGATCTCGAAGAGCACTTCTTTGCGATCGCGCGAAGCTCCGCGTCGCGCATTCCTGCGGTCGAGCAGCAGCTTTACGGTGATTTTTCGTCGTGGCCGCCGGCGATGCAGCAAGTCGCCGTGCACAGCCGCTGGTCGCTCGCGGCGGATGCCGCGTACGAGGACATCGCGCTCGATCTCCTGTCCAGTCCGCATCGCTGCGACGTCGTGCTCGTCTATCTCGGCATCGCCGACGTCCTCGGTCACCGGCTCTGGCGCTGGACGAGCCCCGGGGATTTCTCTTCGCCGCCTCCGGCCGCCGAAATAGAGCGTTACGGCGACGTCCTCGCGCGGGCGTACGAGAGCATCGACCGCTTCGTCGGCCGCGTCCGCGAAGCCGCCGGTCCCGGAGCGACGATCCTCGTTGCCAGCGACCACGGCATGGGTGCATTCCGGCCGGCCGGTCCGGTCGATCTCGAGCGCACGGACGGGCCGCTGATCCGCACCGGAGGCCATTCGGCCGGGCGCGACGCGTTCCTGGCGGCAATCGGTCCCGGAATTGCCGGTCGCACCGCCGCCGTGCACCCTGCGCGCATCGACGACGTCGCGCGCAGCGGCAGCGTGCTCGACCTGGCCCCGACGCTGCTCGCCCTGCTCGCTCTTCCTCGCGGCGCCGACATGGACGGGCACGTCCTGACGTCGATGCTCGACCCTGCTTTCCTCGCCGCGCATCCCCTGTCGGAAATCCCGACGTGGACGGACCCGGCGTGGACCGCGGCGCGGCGGCCCTACCGGACGTCCGCCGGAGAAGACGCGGAGCGCGTCGACGAGCTTCGCTCGCTCGGATACCTGCAGTAGCCGCGACTGCGCGGCACACGGCTCATTTCACGCGCACCATCGGGCGACTGCGCACTTCGCGCGACAGGAACGCAAAACCGGCGCGCCGCCCCACGACCTCGACGGCAACGATGAAATCGGGGTCCTTGAAGCTCACTTTCGGTGCGGCGCCGGCGCTGGACGCCTTCTCGTAAAGAAAATCGCCGAGCGCCCGTTCGACCGCCGGGTGCTCGATGCGCCCCTTGAGACCGCGAAGGTGGCTCCGCACGTAGAAGGTTTTTCCGCACAGGCGCGCGGCCAGCGGCTCGAAGTGCTCGCACAGCGTCTCGGTGACGTCGTCGCGGACGAAGGAGACGGCATTTTCGACGGGAAGCACCCGGTCGACGGCATCCGGCCACGGAGGATCGGCCGCCGCGAGCTCTTCGATGCCTTCGAGGAGCCCGTCACCGGCCGCCGACCCGCTTCGCGCCACCGTTCCGATGAGGACCTGGGGAAACCCGCCGGTTCGAAAGCGCCCGATCTTCGCGAGAAGCGAAAGGGCCGCGCCGGTGCGGCCGCGAGAGCAGATCACCAGGACGTTCCAGTCCTCGTCGTCACGCCTGGCCACCGGCCGGATTATCCCTGCCAGCGTCGCAGGGGCAATGCGGCGCGCGCAGCTCGGCATTGGACAGGCGCCCTGTCCTTGGCTAATCCACCCGCATGCGGTTCTCCAAGCCAGCGGCCAGGGCCGCGCAACGTATCGTTCTGGCGGCGGCCGTTTCCGCCGGCTCCCTGCTGGCGTCCTGCGGGACCGGGGGTGGGCTCTCGAGCTTCCTTACTCCCGGCAAACCTACCAAGGCCCCGCCGGGAAACCTGGTCATCTACGCCGCCGAAAACCACGGCAACCGCATCGACGCGTTCCGCCTCGGAACCGACGGCCTGATGCCGGCCCGGCCGTTCAGCACGATGTTCGTCGATTCGTCGCCGAACCGAGTCACGGTCGCCAACGGCGTCCTGTACGCGACGCTGCACGACCGGGTCATCTCGGCCACTCTCGGCGCCGACGGCTCCCTGCCGGCAGTACCGACTTCGGGCTCGCTGACGCGCACCGACTACGATCCGGTCGAGCTCGAGGTGCGCGACGGCGTCCTCTACGTCGCGGCCGCCGGCATCGGGCTCGTCCAGTCCTTCGTGATCCGGGCGGACGGAACGATTCCGGTGGACGCGACCTCCTCGGGCAACGGCGAATTTCCCGCCGACTTCTCGACCATCGCGCTCGACGGCGGGTTTCTCTACTCGTCGTCGCGCGAAACGCAGTTCATCGACATGTTCATCCTGCGCGGAGACGGAACGGTTCCAATCAAGGCCCAGAACCAGAACCCGCGCGACAGCGTCTCGCTGCCGGACCACATGGTGATCCACCATCCGTTCCTGTACGTGACTTCCGCCAGCGACAAGAGCGTGCGGGAGTACCGTCTGGAGACGAGCGGCTTCGTGCCCGGAGACTACGAGTCGCGCACGAAGAACGACCAGTACTACCCGAATTTCCTCGTCGAGGGGCCCATCCTGTACGGCGCGGCTTACAGCGTGGGGGAGCTCGACCTGTTCCACGTCAACGCCGGCGGCACGCTGCCCGAGGAGTTGCCGTACTTCAGGACGACTGCCGACCCGGCTTCCTTTCCGAGCAGCCTCATCCTGCACGACGGGATTCTGTACGTGGCCCAGGCCGGGTTGAACCGCATCGACGCGTACGTGCTCGACAGCGACGGCACACCGCCGTTGCTGCCGTCGAGCAGCACCAGGGAAACGACCTCGGACTCCCTGCCGCTGTCGATCGCGCTGTATCAGCTTCCCTGAGGGCGCGGCAACACGCGGCGCCTGGACGGCCCAGCCACACGCGCGGCGTTCGAACGCGCGGCAACATGCGGCGCCTGAACGCGCGGCAACACGCGGCGCTTGCACGCGCCGCAACACGCGGCGCTTGCACGCGCGGCAACACGCGGCGCTTGCACGCGCCGCGATGCGCGCCGCGCGTCAGCGCGAAACTACGGTTTCTGCTCGGCGTTCGCCGTCGGAGCGGAGGCTGCTGCCGCCGGTGTCTCGGTTTCGCGCCACGCGGCCAGGCTCTCGACGAGGCGCGGGGTCTTGTAGCCGGTCATCGGGCGGGGGCTGTAGACCCGCACCAGCACCAGGCGTCCGCCCGGGCTGTAGTGAAGGGTGTAGCCGCGACCATCGAGGATGCGCTCGACGATGAGCTCGGGCGTAAGGTGGTGCACCGAAAGCGTGAACGGATAATCGAGGTCGAACTTGGTGGCGACGTCCGGGCCGCCCGCCTCGTGCCAGCCGCGCAGGATTGCGATCGCATTCACGTTCTCGGCGTGCATCGACCACGTGTCGCCGTGATCGACGAGCTCGATTTTCGTGTCGTCGGCGCCGATCGTCTGGATCGAATCCTTCGCAGGTGCCACGTCAGCGGGAGCCTGCTGCGAGACGGTAGCTTCCGCGTCGTTGTCTGCGGGGTCGGATGACGCACCAGCTGTCGCATCAGCGGGAACAGCGCCGCCGCTTGCGCCGGTGACAGGAACGGGCGGGGGGACCGGCCGCGCCGGATTGCGCACGATGACGCCTGCCGGTGCAGTCGCGACGACGCCTGCCGGTGCAGTCGCGACGACGCCTGCCGGCGCTGTCGCAACGACGGCTGCCGGTGCAGCCGCCACGGCGCCGCGATCGGCAGAGACGCCCTCGGCCGCAGCCGAACGCGGCTCGCACATTGCGAGCGCGACGGCCACGAGCATCGCCGCCAGACTTGCGCAATCGCCGCTCATCCCTGCGATATCTCCGCGAGGCGGCTCGGGCGAAGGGCCATGGCCCTTCTCAGCGTGTCGTTGGCCAGGTGGGAATCGACGGCACTGCGCAGCTCACCGTCATCGGCCAGCCCCGAATCGATGAGCTCGCACAGCAGGGCGCGTCCCGTCGCGATGCGCTCGGCCACCGCGAGCGGCGGCGCTGCCGCGAAGTCGCGAACCCGCGCCGCGATCGGTCCGCCCAGAGACGGTGATACGGCCGACATCAGCTCGACGAGCGAGTCGGCTTCGCTCTCGGCGATGGGGCCTCCCCACGACAACTGTCCCAGCAATCCGCCGAGCACCTCGAGCACGGCGAACAGCTGGCCGCGCGCAAATCCGCTCGCCAGGGACGGGAGCACCGACTTCTCCAGCGCAGCGACGATTCCTTCGATGGTGCGGTCCGGCTCGATCACGGGCAGTGGTTCCTCTTCACGAGTCCAGCGAAGGAATGATTGCCAGCGATTCGGCAAGAATCAGGTTCATTCCCGAGAGTTGGTGACGGAAGATCGCCATGCGCACGTCGTCGGTGCGACCGTCGGCGAACGCGCGAAGGCCGGTCAGCATGATGGCGGCCATCTTGACACCGGACAGCAGGTCATAAAACGCCAAGCGCGCCGGGCAGACGGGCTGGCCGCCGGCCTCTTCGTACATGCGCCGGAAATCGGCGCAGGCAACCAGCACTCCGGCAAGGCGGCTCTGCCCGCGCCAGAGGCGGCTCGTCGCCCAGGCGACGTCCTCGACCGGATCGCCGAGGTGCACCATTTCCCAGTCGAGCACGGCGCGCACCACACCACCCTGGCGAAGAAAGTTTCCGGTGCGGAAATCGCCGTGCACGACCGTGACGGGACCGTCCGTTGGAAGAGCCGCGGCGCGGTGTTCCAGCTCGCGCAATGCCCGGTGGAGCATCGGCTCCGGCCCGGACCGCGAACGCTCGAAGTATCCGCGCCACACCTCGAGCTGGCGCCTTGCGGCATCGCGGGCGCCGCGGGGTGCGTCGAAGCCTGCGAGCGGCGAGGACTTCCAGTCGAAGCGATGAAGACCGGCAAGGTTGCAGGCGAGGTCGCGCGCGAGGGCTTCGCGCTCGGCGGCGTCGGCGATCGGCGGGTTCCCGTCCTTCCCCAGCACCGGAAGGGGAACGTCGCCGTCGATGAAATCCATCACGTAGAACGGCGCACCGAGCACGGACGCGTCTTCTTCGAACCAGCGCACCGGCGGAACGGCAATGGCGCCGGCGACCGCACGCATCGCGGCAACCTGCGGCCGAAGGTCGTAGGGCTCGAGGAGACCGGCGGCAGGCTGACGCCGGAGCACGAGGCGCCGACGCTCGGCCGCGCCCGCGCCGTCTCGCCAGCAAGCGGTGAACGAAACGGTCTCCAGCGAGAAGCCTTCGGTGTGGCGACGAGTATCCTCTACCGAAGCGCCGGGGTCGCCGGTGACACGGGCGAGGTAACGCTCGAGGCGCGGACGCAGGTCGCTGTGGCGGTCGAGGTCCGGGGAAAGTTCCATCTTGGAGGCGCGGAAGGCCCGGGTGCCGAAGTTATGCCCGAGCATCCGCGGGCTTACAATGTCGCCGAACCGCGCTGCAGCCGTTTGATCCGCCCTTTGCGCGGCTGGGGAGAAATGGCGGCACGCCCCGACATACCTGCTGGCACGCCAGACCCGGACCCGGCATAGTGACCTGCTGCGGAGATGCTCTTGGCGATGACGGAACCACCTCCCCCCCCTGCGCCAGCCATGGCCCCTGGACCGGCACCAATGGGCGCGGCAGCGGTCCGCCCGAAGCTGAAGGGATCGGTGCTCGTGGTCGAGGACGATCCCGATATCCGCTCGATGACGGCCACCATCCTGCGCGTGGCCGGTGCAACCGTTCAGGACGCAGCGAGCGCCAGCGAAGCGATCGACTGGCTCGGTCGCTGCGACTTCGACGCACTGGTCCTCGACTGGAACCTCGCCGGCGAAACAGCCGAGGTGCTGCTCGAGAAGCTTCGCGAGCTGAGGCCCAACCTGCTGCGCCACAGCGCCGTCGTCACCGGCGACCTGATGAGCTTTCCCGGACGCCACGAGGCCGAGCGCTTCGGGTGTCCCGTTCTCGCCAAGCCGTTCCGTCCCCGCCAGCTCGTCGAGACGATCGCGCACATACTTTCCGACGTCCACTGACGCGACCGCGCCGGCGCCCCCGGACACCGCCGAGCCGGCGACCATCGCCGACGCTTCACCCGCAACCCGGCACAGCTCCAGCTGCGCAGGCCGCGGGTGAAGCACCTTCTGCGCGACGATCCTCTCAGCGACTCGACACCGACACCTTGCCGCGCAGATCCTCGACCATGCGCGGACCGATTCCGCGCACCCGCACCAGGTCGTCCACCGAAATGAACGGCTTCTTCTCGCGCTCCGCAATGATCGCGGCCGCCTTGACCGCGCCGATGCCCGGCAGGCTCGCGAGCTGTTCGGCGTTGGCGGTATTGACGTCCACCCTTGAAGCATCGGCGGCCGCGCCGACTGCCGGAGCAGTCGCGCCGGCTCCGGTCGGCGCCGCAAGCGCCGGGTGCGACGCCGCGAGCAGCGCGCCGAGAGCAATCGTGACTGCCACCGTTTTCCTGTCGAATCCGAATCGGTTCATTCCCGTTTCCTCCTGTTGAGTGGAAGCGCGCTCGGGCCGCAGCCTTGCCCGCTTCGATGCGGACAATGCGCCAGGGGAACGCCGCGTCTCAACGACATCGCTGTCATCACTTCGCGCCGGCCTGCGGCGATTTTGCAGGGACGCGGGCGCAGCTTCCGGCCGGGTGGCTCGGCCGTTGTCCTGTGTTAGAGGACCGCCGTGGCCGCGGGCAAGGCAAGAAGCCGCATCCTCGAGCTGAGGCGCACGATCGCGGAGCACAACGACGCCTATTACCGGCGCGACGCGCCAACGGTCAGCGACGCCGAGTACGACGCCCTGTTCCGCGAGCTCGAGCAGCTCGAGCGCGCGCACCCGGAGCTCGACGATCCTTCGTCGCCCACCCAGAGGCCCGGCGCCCGCCCATCGACGACCTTCGCTCCGTCGCCGCACCTTCGGCCGATGCTGTCGCTGGCCAACGTGTTCGATCGCGAGGGTCTCGAGGAGTTCCACGCGCGGGTGCGAAAGGCGCTGCCGAACGCGGACGTGCGCTACGCGGTCGAGCCGAAGCTGGACGGGCTCGCGCTCAATCTCCTTTACGAGGAAGGCCGGCTCGCAAGAGCGGCGACGCGCGGCGACGGCACGACCGGCGAAGACGTGACGGCCAACGCGAGGACGATCAAGAGCATTCCCGCGTCGCTCTCTTTCGCCAAAGGGCGCCCTTTCCCGAAGCGCATCGAGGTGCGCGGCGAAGTCGTGATCCGCAAGCGCGATTTCGCGCGACTCAACGGCGAGCGCGAAGAGCAGGGCGAAAACGTCTTCGCCAACCCGCGCAACGCAGCGGCCGGGTCTCTTCGCCAGCTCGATGCGTCCATCACCGCTTCACGGCCGCTCGTGTTCTACGCGCACAGCCACGGGCTCGTCGAACCGCGCGGTTTCGATTCGCACAGCGACTTCCTGCGTGCGGTGCGCGCGTGGGGATTCCTGCCATCGCCCGACTCGCAGACGCTGGGCTCGATCGACGAGGTCGCCGCCTACCACGCCGGGCACGAGCAGGGTCGGGACGACCTCGAGATCGACATCGACGGCGTCGTCGTCAAGGTCGACTCGGCGGCGCAGCAGGAAGCGCTCGGCGAAGTCGCACGGTCGCCGCGCTGGGCGGTCGCGTTCAAGTTCAAGCCGCGCCAGGCCGTGACGCGAGTGCGGGAAATCTGGGCGTCGGTCGGCCGCCTGGGCTCGCTCACTCCGGTGGCAGAGCTGGAACCGGTGGCGCTCGGCGGCGTCGTCGTCTCTCGAGCGTCGCTGCACAACATGGACGAGATCGAGCGCAAGGACATCCGCATCGGCGATGTCGTGACGATCGAAAGAGCCGGTGACGTGATCCCGTACGTCGTCGGGCCGCTGGTCGAGCGCCGCAGCGGCAACGAAAAGAAATTCTGCATGCCGTCGCACTGCCCCTCCTGCGGCTCTCCGGTCGGCCGCATCGAGGGCGAGGCCGCGTGGCGCTGCACCGATCGCCAGTGCCCGGCGCAGTTTCGCGAGTCGCTGCGCCATTTCGCATCCAAGGGAGCAATGGACATCGACGGCCTCGGCGACCGTGTCGTCGCGCAGCTCGTCGAGCAGGGGCTCGTCACGAGCTTCGCAGGCCTGTACCACCTCGACGTTGCGACGCTGGCCGACCTCGAGCGCACGCCCGAGCGCAGCGCAGGCGACGAAGATGACGATGACGAGGCTGCG
This genomic interval carries:
- a CDS encoding THUMP domain-containing protein, producing the protein MARRDDEDWNVLVICSRGRTGAALSLLAKIGRFRTGGFPQVLIGTVARSGSAAGDGLLEGIEELAAADPPWPDAVDRVLPVENAVSFVRDDVTETLCEHFEPLAARLCGKTFYVRSHLRGLKGRIEHPAVERALGDFLYEKASSAGAAPKVSFKDPDFIVAVEVVGRRAGFAFLSREVRSRPMVRVK
- the ligA gene encoding NAD-dependent DNA ligase LigA; this encodes MAAGKARSRILELRRTIAEHNDAYYRRDAPTVSDAEYDALFRELEQLERAHPELDDPSSPTQRPGARPSTTFAPSPHLRPMLSLANVFDREGLEEFHARVRKALPNADVRYAVEPKLDGLALNLLYEEGRLARAATRGDGTTGEDVTANARTIKSIPASLSFAKGRPFPKRIEVRGEVVIRKRDFARLNGEREEQGENVFANPRNAAAGSLRQLDASITASRPLVFYAHSHGLVEPRGFDSHSDFLRAVRAWGFLPSPDSQTLGSIDEVAAYHAGHEQGRDDLEIDIDGVVVKVDSAAQQEALGEVARSPRWAVAFKFKPRQAVTRVREIWASVGRLGSLTPVAELEPVALGGVVVSRASLHNMDEIERKDIRIGDVVTIERAGDVIPYVVGPLVERRSGNEKKFCMPSHCPSCGSPVGRIEGEAAWRCTDRQCPAQFRESLRHFASKGAMDIDGLGDRVVAQLVEQGLVTSFAGLYHLDVATLADLERTPERSAGDEDDDDEAAPVRARKAIRVGTKNAEKIVANIAASRQRSLDRVIVALGIRHVGETAARVLARRFGSLDALAAATGEELTDVNGVGGEMASSIRLFFDDPANRRMIDELGSVGVQPTVAEATTSGPLAGKSVVLTGSISIPRSRAKDLIQAAGGNVASSISAKVDYLVAGADPGSKLTKAEKLGVAVIDEGELMKLLGRT
- a CDS encoding ComEA family DNA-binding protein, whose translation is MNRFGFDRKTVAVTIALGALLAASHPALAAPTGAGATAPAVGAAADASRVDVNTANAEQLASLPGIGAVKAAAIIAEREKKPFISVDDLVRVRGIGPRMVEDLRGKVSVSSR
- a CDS encoding alcohol dehydrogenase catalytic domain-containing protein, encoding MTGIEARYEAAGRIGVREVELGAPGAGEVRVRVLRCGICGSDLHAFRGRAELPLDCPGHEMSGIVDAVGPGARGVREGDRVAVEPLRRCGDCRHCLAGNYHLCGRLALSGVTAPGGMASAIVVPDYALFALPSSLDFALGALAEPMAVSVHAARLGGAGPGSRVLVLGAGTIGLVAVAAARHLGAEYVAISARHPQQKKLAAALGADEILDPEQLRPSGEKPDVVIETVGGTASTVGDAMLAVARGGTVVVVGLFEKTPVFDPGVMILKEVRMVGSMVYNHPPGGAADFAIALDVIADRAQALRALVTHTFALEDVQRAFETASDKASGAVKVMLAPAEG
- a CDS encoding phosphotransferase family protein, with the protein product MELSPDLDRHSDLRPRLERYLARVTGDPGASVEDTRRHTEGFSLETVSFTACWRDGAGAAERRRLVLRRQPAAGLLEPYDLRPQVAAMRAVAGAIAVPPVRWFEEDASVLGAPFYVMDFIDGDVPLPVLGKDGNPPIADAAEREALARDLACNLAGLHRFDWKSSPLAGFDAPRGARDAARRQLEVWRGYFERSRSGPEPMLHRALRELEHRAAALPTDGPVTVVHGDFRTGNFLRQGGVVRAVLDWEMVHLGDPVEDVAWATSRLWRGQSRLAGVLVACADFRRMYEEAGGQPVCPARLAFYDLLSGVKMAAIMLTGLRAFADGRTDDVRMAIFRHQLSGMNLILAESLAIIPSLDS
- a CDS encoding response regulator gives rise to the protein MGAAAVRPKLKGSVLVVEDDPDIRSMTATILRVAGATVQDAASASEAIDWLGRCDFDALVLDWNLAGETAEVLLEKLRELRPNLLRHSAVVTGDLMSFPGRHEAERFGCPVLAKPFRPRQLVETIAHILSDVH
- a CDS encoding alkaline phosphatase family protein, with protein sequence MRRAHRFLGFVVLAAAAAAATSCDRSPAGSSTPPAQPVASQVPAASNPVRPGPLVLVGVDGLEWRLVLDLVARGRLPQLQSMIENGSSARLTTLQPALSPPIWTSIATGVVPQRHGILGFVQGDAADPAAQGRLFNSRDRRVRAIWDMTAERGLSSCVVGWWMTYPVDPLRGVMVAQTGAAPGLERERTRKGGLEPGKSGQVYPSDLEEHFFAIARSSASRIPAVEQQLYGDFSSWPPAMQQVAVHSRWSLAADAAYEDIALDLLSSPHRCDVVLVYLGIADVLGHRLWRWTSPGDFSSPPPAAEIERYGDVLARAYESIDRFVGRVREAAGPGATILVASDHGMGAFRPAGPVDLERTDGPLIRTGGHSAGRDAFLAAIGPGIAGRTAAVHPARIDDVARSGSVLDLAPTLLALLALPRGADMDGHVLTSMLDPAFLAAHPLSEIPTWTDPAWTAARRPYRTSAGEDAERVDELRSLGYLQ